One region of Labrus mixtus chromosome 1, fLabMix1.1, whole genome shotgun sequence genomic DNA includes:
- the rhcga gene encoding rh family, C glycoprotein a, with amino-acid sequence MGNFLEIMSSFFGRQKNTNVRVSLPAVCFVWQIAMIVLFGVFIRYDEESDAHWVEFRRSHNISSDIENDFYFRYPSFQDVHVMIFVGFGFLMTFLKRYSFGGVGFNFLIASFGLQWALLMQGWFHSLDPATGKITIGVESLINADFCCAGSLIAYGALLGKVSPVQLLVVTLFGVTLFAVEEYIILDLLHCRDAGGSMVIHAFGGYYGLAISWVLYRPNLHLSKRLNGSVYHSDVFAMIGTLFLWMFWPSFNSAITDHGDGQHRAAINTYLALASSVLTAVAISSMSQKKGKLDMVHIQNATLAGGVAMGTAAEFMITPYGSLIVGFCSGIISTCGYLAVTPFLEKYLKLQDTCGIHNLHALPGMLGGFIGAIVAAAATESVYGKEGLINVFDFEGEFSTRSVGTQGGFQAAGTCVAIVFGLVGGAIVGCILRFPIWGDPADDNCYDDEVYWEVPEDEETIPPVLEYNNHMIHKHQDISESNFSVDQS; translated from the exons ATGGGGAACTTCTTAGAGATCATGAGCAGTTTTTTTGGCCGACAAAAGAACACCAATGTTCGTGTCAGTCTACCAGCTGTCTGCTTCGTTTGGCAGATTGCTATGATTGTGCTATTTGGGGTTTTCATTCGGTATGATGAGGAGTCCGACGCACATTGGGTGGAGTTCAGAAGGAGTCACAACATCAGTAGTGACATTGAAAATGACTTCTACTTCAGATATCCCA GCTTCCAGGACGTCCACGTCATGATCTTTGTTGGATTCGGTTTCCTCATGACCTTTCTGAAGCGCTACAGCTTTGGAGGTGTGGGCTTCAACTTCCTGATTGCCTCCTTCGGGCTGCAGTGGGCTCTCCTCATGCAGGGCTGGTTCCACTCCCTCGACCCAGCGACTGGAAAAATCACCATTGGAGTTGAAAG TCTGATCAACGCAGACTTCTGCTGTGCTGGCTCTCTGATTGCATATGGCGCCCTCCTGGGGAAAGTAAGCCCGGTCCAGCTGCTGGTTGTCACCTTATTTGGCGTGACATTGTTTGCTGTAGAGGAATATATCATCCTTGATCTCCTTCAT TGCAGAGACGCCGGAGGCTCCATGGTCATCCACGCCTTTGGCGGGTACTATGGTTTGGCCATTTCCTGGGTCCTCTACCGACCAAACTTACACCTAAGCAAACGCCTCAATGGATCTGTCTACCACTCTGATGTGTTTGCCATGATTG GTACGCTGTTCTTGTGGATGTTCTGGCCCAGTTTCAACTCGGCCATCACAGACCACGGTGACGGACAGCACAGAGCAGCCATCAACACTTACCTGGCCCTGGCCTCCTCTGTCCTCACTGCTGTGGCCATCTCCAGCATGTCTCAGAAGAAAGGAAAACTGGACATG GTGCATATCCAGAATGCAACTCTGGCAGGTGGGGTTGCCATGGGAACAGCAGCAGAGTTCATGATCACTCCCTATGGCTCACTCATAGTGGGTTTCTGCAGTGGCATCATCTCCACATGTGGCTACCTGGCTGTCACG CCATTCttagagaaatatttaaagCTTCAGGATACATGTGGTATCCACAACCTTCACGCTCTGCCAGGAATGCTTGGTGGCTTTATAGGCGCCATTGTTGCTGCAGCTGCCACTGAATCTGTCTACGGTAAAGAGGG GTTGATAAACGTCTTTGACTTTGAAGGCGAATTTAGTACCAGGTCAGTAGGAACTCAAGGAGGCTTCCAGGCTGCTGGCACATGTGTGGCCATTGTATTTGGACTTGTTGGAGGAGCAATTGTTG gtTGTATCTTGAGGTTCCCAATCTGGGGCGACCCTGCTGATGACAACTGCTATGATGATGAAGTTTACTGGGAG gttccTGAGGATGAGGAGACCATCCCTCCTGTCCTGGAGTACAACAACCACATGATTCACAAGCACCAAGACAT ATCTGAATCAAACTTCTCTGTGGACCAGAGTTAG